The following are encoded in a window of Sinomonas cyclohexanicum genomic DNA:
- the cysS gene encoding cysteine--tRNA ligase, producing MTLRFYDSATAEVRDFVPLEPGKASVYYCGATVQGSPHVGHVRSAIVFDQLTRWLQYRGFATTVVRNVTDIDDKILAKSEASFAPDFDPDGTYIPREEWFALAYRFEQEFETAYEVLGVQRPTYEPRATGHITEMHELIQRLIDRGHAYPAGDGSGDVYFDVRSWPAYGSLTRQSIDDMQAAADADPRGKRDPRDFALWKGHKDGEPETASWPSPWGRGRPGWHLECSAMATKYLGARFDIHGGGLDLRFPHHENELAQSAAAGDGFANFWMHNGMVTFEGEKMSKSIGNVISPAEMLELASPRVVRYYLGQAHYRSVLDYRPTSLQEAAAAVERIDGFIAKALAAAARAANAGVLTETFGMFSYGIVPEVFADAMDDDLNIPQALAALHDTVRRGNTALADGDVEASNAALDEVQAMTRVLGLDATGGHAASWAGGPEETAHRALSALVEARLADRAAARAAKDWAAADAIRDSLAQAGIAVEDSADGATWSLAATTESSAQSASTNRTGA from the coding sequence GTGACCCTGCGCTTCTACGATTCCGCCACCGCCGAAGTCCGTGACTTCGTCCCGCTCGAGCCCGGCAAGGCCTCGGTGTACTACTGCGGTGCCACGGTGCAGGGCTCGCCGCACGTGGGGCACGTGCGCTCGGCGATCGTGTTCGACCAGCTCACACGCTGGCTGCAGTACCGCGGCTTCGCCACGACCGTGGTCCGCAACGTCACCGACATCGACGACAAGATCCTTGCCAAGTCCGAGGCGAGCTTCGCCCCCGATTTCGACCCAGACGGCACGTACATCCCGCGTGAGGAGTGGTTCGCGCTCGCGTACCGGTTCGAGCAGGAGTTCGAGACCGCGTACGAGGTCCTCGGCGTACAGCGACCCACCTACGAGCCGCGGGCTACCGGCCACATCACGGAGATGCACGAGCTCATCCAGCGCCTCATCGACCGCGGGCACGCCTACCCCGCGGGGGACGGGTCCGGGGACGTGTACTTCGACGTGCGCTCGTGGCCGGCGTACGGCTCGCTGACCCGGCAGAGCATCGACGACATGCAGGCGGCGGCGGATGCGGACCCCCGGGGGAAACGGGACCCCCGCGATTTCGCCCTCTGGAAGGGCCACAAGGACGGCGAGCCGGAGACGGCGTCGTGGCCGTCTCCGTGGGGCCGCGGCCGGCCCGGCTGGCACCTCGAGTGCTCCGCGATGGCTACGAAGTACCTCGGCGCCCGGTTCGACATCCACGGCGGAGGCCTCGACCTGCGCTTCCCGCACCACGAGAACGAGCTCGCCCAGTCCGCCGCCGCCGGCGACGGCTTCGCGAACTTCTGGATGCACAACGGCATGGTCACGTTCGAGGGCGAGAAAATGTCGAAGTCCATCGGCAACGTCATCTCGCCTGCCGAGATGCTCGAACTCGCCTCGCCCCGCGTGGTCCGCTACTACCTCGGCCAGGCCCACTACCGGTCCGTCCTCGACTACCGGCCCACCTCGCTGCAGGAGGCGGCGGCCGCCGTCGAACGGATCGACGGGTTCATCGCCAAGGCACTCGCCGCGGCGGCGCGGGCCGCGAACGCTGGCGTCCTGACGGAAACGTTCGGGATGTTCTCCTACGGCATCGTGCCGGAGGTGTTCGCGGACGCCATGGACGACGATCTCAACATTCCACAGGCCCTCGCCGCCCTCCATGACACGGTGCGCCGGGGGAACACCGCCCTCGCGGACGGCGACGTCGAGGCGTCCAACGCCGCCCTCGACGAGGTCCAGGCGATGACCCGCGTCCTCGGCCTCGACGCCACCGGGGGGCACGCGGCGTCGTGGGCCGGCGGCCCGGAAGAGACAGCGCACCGCGCACTGTCCGCCCTCGTCGAGGCGCGGCTCGCCGACCGTGCCGCGGCGCGCGCCGCCAAGGACTGGGCCGCGGCCGACGCGATCCGGGACTCGCTCGCGCAGGCGGGCATCGCCGTCGAGGACTCCGCCGACGGGGCCACATGGAGCCTCGCCGCCACGACCGAATCCAGCGCGCAGAGCGCGTCCACCAACCGAACGGGAGCATAG
- a CDS encoding CarD family transcriptional regulator → MVFEVGETVVYPHHGAAKIEEIKMRTIKGEEKMYLKLKVAQGDLTIEVPAENVDLVGVRDVVGKEGLEHVFDVLRAEFTEEPTNWSRRYKANLEKLASGDVIKVAEVVRDLWRRDQDRGLSAGEKRMLAKARQILISELALAEKTDEEQAATVLDEVLAS, encoded by the coding sequence ATGGTTTTTGAGGTTGGCGAGACGGTTGTTTATCCCCACCACGGTGCAGCCAAGATCGAAGAGATCAAAATGCGCACCATCAAGGGCGAAGAGAAGATGTACCTCAAGCTCAAGGTGGCTCAGGGGGACCTGACGATTGAAGTACCGGCCGAGAATGTGGACCTTGTCGGGGTCCGCGATGTCGTGGGCAAGGAAGGCCTCGAGCACGTGTTCGATGTGCTCCGTGCCGAGTTCACCGAGGAGCCGACCAACTGGTCGCGCCGCTACAAGGCGAACCTCGAGAAGCTTGCCTCCGGCGATGTGATCAAGGTCGCCGAGGTCGTGCGCGACCTGTGGCGCCGTGACCAGGACCGCGGACTCTCCGCGGGCGAGAAGCGTATGCTGGCCAAGGCCCGCCAGATCCTCATCTCGGAGCTTGCGCTCGCGGAGAAGACGGACGAGGAGCAGGCGGCGACTGTGCTCGATGAGGTCCTCGCGTCCTGA
- a CDS encoding sensor histidine kinase yields MVAAPARRSWKRPLPTWSGDVSMAALVVVFALIEAIGAIVAWTPAQRALIVGILVVAVLLRRRQPHAAVLLAGAVFAAGPTLGYHLDNSTSTLVAGMAVIWGLAASRPLWVGLFGTALLDVTVSVGFQDPVGSFLWNSAVMFAVFGISRLLASRKRALAALEATARELAASRDAEAAAQVELERTRISRELHDVVAHAVSVMVIQAGAANSVLDADPARAHRALEAVEATGREALRELRTMLGRLRSDGGAALAPQPGLADVPALLDRLRSSGLAVSVRTDGEPYPLAPTADLAAYRVVQESLTNVVKHSQTSAAHVAYVYGTDSLRIDVEDDGTPGDVVPLGSAGAGVGLRGMRERIELCGGSLEAGPTPTRGFRVRATLPLGSA; encoded by the coding sequence ATGGTTGCGGCCCCCGCCCGCCGATCGTGGAAGCGGCCCCTCCCGACGTGGTCCGGGGACGTGTCGATGGCGGCCCTCGTCGTCGTGTTCGCGCTGATCGAGGCGATCGGTGCGATTGTGGCGTGGACGCCGGCGCAGCGGGCCCTCATCGTAGGGATCCTCGTCGTGGCGGTGCTCCTGCGCCGACGGCAGCCGCACGCCGCGGTGCTGCTCGCGGGGGCCGTGTTCGCGGCGGGACCCACGCTCGGCTATCACCTCGACAACTCGACGTCGACCCTCGTCGCGGGGATGGCCGTGATCTGGGGCCTCGCCGCCTCCCGGCCACTCTGGGTGGGGCTGTTCGGGACGGCCCTCCTGGACGTGACGGTCTCGGTCGGCTTCCAAGACCCCGTCGGGTCCTTCCTGTGGAACTCGGCTGTCATGTTCGCCGTCTTCGGCATCTCGCGCCTCCTCGCGAGCCGCAAGCGGGCGCTCGCGGCCCTCGAGGCCACGGCGCGGGAGCTTGCGGCGTCGCGCGACGCCGAGGCCGCAGCGCAGGTCGAGCTCGAGCGGACGCGCATCTCACGGGAGCTGCACGACGTCGTCGCTCACGCCGTGAGCGTCATGGTGATCCAGGCGGGGGCTGCCAACAGCGTCCTCGACGCCGACCCCGCCCGCGCCCACCGGGCGCTCGAGGCGGTCGAGGCCACGGGCCGCGAGGCCCTGCGCGAGCTGCGGACCATGCTCGGGAGGCTGCGCAGCGACGGGGGCGCCGCGCTAGCTCCGCAGCCAGGCCTGGCCGACGTCCCCGCTCTGCTTGATCGCCTGCGCTCTAGTGGCCTTGCCGTATCCGTCCGGACCGACGGCGAGCCCTACCCCCTCGCCCCAACCGCCGACCTTGCGGCCTACCGGGTGGTGCAGGAGTCGCTCACGAACGTGGTCAAGCACTCCCAGACCAGCGCAGCCCACGTCGCCTATGTCTACGGCACAGACAGCCTGCGGATTGACGTCGAGGACGACGGCACTCCCGGCGACGTCGTGCCGCTCGGCAGCGCGGGTGCGGGTGTGGGGCTGCGCGGCATGCGCGAGAGGATCGAGCTGTGCGGCGGCTCGCTCGAAGCGGGCCCGACGCCGACACGCGGCTTCCGCGTGAGGGCGACCCTTCCGCTGGGGTCGGCATGA
- a CDS encoding response regulator transcription factor: MILDAQPDLTVVGTAADGAAAVRECARLAPAVVLMDVRMPVMDGIEATRRICSAGTARVLMLTTFDLDEYVYDAIRAGASGFLLKDVPAAELSHGVRAVAAGETLLAPTVTRRLVEQFVRRPAPGRPAGQLAGLTPRELEVLAAVGHGMSNTEVAAELFLSETTVKTHLGRILAKMGLRDRVQAVVLAYESGLIEPGAG, encoded by the coding sequence ATGATCCTCGACGCTCAGCCTGATCTGACAGTCGTGGGGACCGCAGCCGACGGGGCTGCCGCGGTGAGGGAGTGCGCACGGCTTGCACCCGCCGTCGTGCTCATGGATGTGCGCATGCCGGTCATGGACGGGATCGAGGCGACCCGGCGGATCTGCTCGGCCGGCACCGCAAGGGTGCTCATGCTCACCACCTTCGACCTCGATGAGTACGTCTACGACGCGATTCGCGCGGGCGCGAGCGGGTTCCTGCTCAAGGACGTCCCCGCCGCCGAGCTGAGCCACGGTGTCCGGGCCGTCGCGGCGGGCGAGACGCTCCTCGCACCCACGGTAACCCGCCGGCTCGTCGAGCAGTTCGTGCGCCGCCCCGCACCGGGGCGCCCCGCGGGCCAGCTTGCCGGGCTGACCCCACGGGAGCTCGAGGTCCTCGCGGCCGTGGGCCACGGGATGTCCAACACCGAGGTGGCGGCGGAGCTGTTCCTCTCCGAGACGACCGTCAAGACGCACCTTGGCCGGATCCTCGCCAAGATGGGCCTGCGGGACCGGGTGCAGGCCGTCGTGCTCGCCTACGAGTCGGGGCTGATCGAGCCCGGGGCCGGGTAG
- a CDS encoding IS30 family transposase yields MHRTTAQEWDNGVHKLGNGRRYRDGRVVDYNIPMEARAPSVSAAVPLAGVEKPLDPRYLSLPERERIGDLLAAGATLREIGRQLGRSASTVSREIARNSTDGRYFPYAAQRAAAVRRPRPRQAKLARPGPLRDYVAGKLATRWSPEQICHALVQDYPHDAEMRVCHETVYQAIYVQGRGGLKREVAASLRTGRAVRRPHRDGTERIPRFEGMVMISDRPAEVQDRAVPGHWEGDLITGASNRSAIGTLVERTTRYVMLLHLPHGHDAASVRDALIETVQTLPEHLRGSLTWDQGSEMARHRTFTLATGMDVYFCDPASPWQRGTNENTNGLLRQYFPKGTDLSVYGPEDLEHVAQELNARPRKTLGWKTPAERLRDLLTST; encoded by the coding sequence ATCCACCGCACGACCGCTCAGGAATGGGACAACGGGGTCCACAAGCTGGGCAACGGGCGCCGGTACCGGGACGGGCGCGTGGTGGACTACAACATTCCCATGGAAGCCCGCGCCCCCTCCGTCAGCGCAGCGGTGCCGCTGGCCGGAGTGGAGAAGCCCCTTGATCCGCGCTACCTGTCCCTGCCCGAGCGGGAACGGATCGGGGACCTGCTCGCCGCCGGGGCCACACTGCGGGAGATCGGCCGGCAGCTGGGCCGGTCCGCCTCCACCGTCTCCCGGGAGATCGCCCGCAACAGCACCGACGGGCGGTACTTCCCCTATGCCGCCCAGCGGGCGGCCGCCGTGCGCCGTCCCCGGCCCAGGCAGGCCAAGCTCGCCCGGCCGGGCCCGCTGCGGGACTACGTCGCGGGGAAGCTGGCCACGCGGTGGTCCCCGGAGCAGATCTGCCATGCTCTGGTGCAGGACTATCCCCACGATGCGGAGATGCGCGTGTGCCACGAGACCGTCTACCAGGCCATCTACGTCCAAGGACGCGGAGGCCTCAAACGCGAGGTCGCCGCGTCCCTGCGCACCGGCCGGGCCGTCCGCCGCCCGCACCGCGACGGGACCGAACGGATCCCGCGGTTCGAGGGCATGGTCATGATCTCCGACCGGCCCGCCGAGGTCCAGGACCGCGCCGTGCCCGGGCACTGGGAAGGGGACCTGATCACCGGCGCCTCCAACCGGTCCGCGATCGGGACCCTGGTCGAGCGCACCACCCGCTACGTGATGCTCCTGCACCTGCCCCACGGGCACGACGCGGCCAGCGTCCGCGACGCCCTCATCGAGACCGTGCAGACCCTCCCGGAGCACCTGCGCGGGTCCCTGACCTGGGACCAGGGCTCCGAGATGGCCCGCCACCGCACGTTCACGCTCGCCACCGGCATGGACGTGTACTTCTGCGACCCGGCCAGCCCCTGGCAGCGCGGGACCAACGAGAACACCAACGGCCTGCTGCGCCAGTACTTCCCCAAGGGCACCGACCTGTCGGTCTACGGCCCCGAGGACCTCGAGCACGTCGCCCAGGAACTCAACGCCCGACCACGCAAGACGCTCGGCTGGAAGACCCCAGCCGAGCGCCTGCGCGACCTGCTAACCTCCACCTGA
- the ispD gene encoding 2-C-methyl-D-erythritol 4-phosphate cytidylyltransferase, producing MTDAPHLAAPTAVVIVAAGSGTRLGYGLPKALVPLAGAPLLLHTLRGAAGAGLAQQLCVAVPAGDTELTELCRTFAEELGEGGLQITVVEGGATRADSVRAALAALAPGTGHVLVHDAARPLTPSDVFHRVAEALDRGAAAVIPAMPVVDTIKSTAPTEGDAAAIAAEVVTGTAVREQLRAVQTPQGFDAATLLRAHEVAAGWEPEQAAAITDDAMLVESLGTPVYVVPGDLQSFKVTTPMDLHFAETFIAAQG from the coding sequence ATGACTGACGCCCCCCATCTGGCCGCCCCGACCGCCGTCGTGATCGTGGCGGCGGGCTCCGGGACACGGCTCGGCTACGGGCTGCCGAAGGCGCTCGTGCCGCTCGCGGGGGCACCGCTCCTGCTCCACACGCTCCGGGGCGCCGCCGGGGCAGGCCTCGCCCAGCAGCTCTGCGTGGCCGTGCCGGCCGGGGACACCGAGCTGACGGAGCTGTGCCGCACGTTCGCGGAGGAGCTCGGCGAGGGCGGTCTGCAGATCACTGTCGTGGAGGGCGGCGCGACGCGCGCAGACTCGGTGCGAGCCGCCCTCGCCGCGCTCGCTCCCGGCACCGGTCACGTCCTCGTCCACGACGCCGCCCGGCCGCTCACGCCGTCGGACGTCTTCCACCGCGTCGCCGAGGCCCTGGACAGGGGAGCGGCTGCCGTCATCCCGGCCATGCCGGTGGTGGACACGATCAAGTCCACCGCCCCGACGGAGGGCGACGCCGCAGCGATCGCGGCCGAGGTCGTGACAGGCACGGCGGTGCGCGAGCAGCTGCGCGCGGTGCAGACCCCTCAGGGTTTCGACGCCGCGACCCTCCTGCGCGCCCACGAGGTCGCCGCCGGATGGGAGCCGGAGCAGGCCGCGGCGATCACCGACGACGCGATGCTCGTCGAGTCCCTCGGCACCCCCGTCTACGTGGTCCCCGGCGACCTGCAGTCCTTCAAGGTGACCACTCCCATGGACCTCCACTTCGCCGAGACGTTCATCGCCGCGCAGGGCTGA
- a CDS encoding carbon-nitrogen hydrolase family protein: protein MRIALAQLTSSRSLDDNLALVRSTLAEAGRRRADVVVFPEATMRAFGNSLTDIAEPLDGPWATAVREAADEAGVVVVVGMFTPGEPGTVKNTLLVHGRGVETHYDKIHLYDAFGFLESDTVTAGKEPVTFTVDGVTFGLATCYDIRFPDLFTATADDGAQVQLVPASWGAGPGKAEQWDLLVRARAVDSTCFVVAVGQSDPEAAGVEAPHGAPTGIGRSAVANPFGHLVERLGSGPDTLYVDLDLAEVEKARAALPVLANRVRL from the coding sequence ATGCGGATCGCACTCGCCCAGCTGACCTCTTCACGCTCCCTCGACGACAACCTCGCCCTTGTGCGCTCTACTCTGGCCGAAGCCGGCCGGAGGAGGGCGGACGTCGTGGTGTTCCCCGAAGCGACGATGCGCGCCTTCGGCAATTCCCTCACCGACATCGCAGAGCCCCTCGACGGGCCCTGGGCCACCGCCGTACGGGAGGCGGCCGACGAGGCCGGCGTCGTGGTCGTGGTGGGCATGTTCACGCCCGGGGAACCCGGGACCGTGAAGAACACGCTCCTCGTCCACGGGCGCGGCGTCGAGACACATTACGACAAGATCCACCTGTATGACGCGTTCGGATTCCTCGAGTCGGACACCGTGACCGCGGGCAAGGAGCCCGTCACGTTCACCGTGGACGGCGTCACATTCGGGCTTGCGACGTGCTACGACATCCGTTTCCCCGACCTCTTCACCGCGACTGCCGACGACGGCGCCCAGGTCCAGCTCGTGCCCGCCTCGTGGGGCGCTGGGCCGGGCAAGGCCGAACAGTGGGACCTGCTCGTGCGGGCGCGCGCCGTGGACTCGACGTGCTTCGTGGTGGCAGTGGGCCAGTCGGACCCCGAGGCCGCCGGGGTCGAGGCCCCGCACGGGGCCCCCACCGGGATTGGGCGCTCGGCCGTGGCCAATCCGTTCGGGCACCTCGTGGAGCGGCTCGGCTCCGGCCCCGACACGCTGTACGTGGACCTCGACCTCGCCGAGGTCGAGAAGGCCCGCGCGGCGCTGCCCGTCCTGGCCAACCGCGTGCGCCTCTGA
- the rlmB gene encoding 23S rRNA (guanosine(2251)-2'-O)-methyltransferase RlmB produces MAAKGRPGAAKNKKGPTTGTGGHGRKALEGKGPTPKAEDRVYHKAYRTKQLAERSAAKRSGQPGRLAAGRGGASGRAKGSEEMVTGRNSVVEALRAGVPAKALYVAVRIEMDDRVREAMKLAAEAGIALLEAQKPELDRMTDDAIHQGLALQVPPYVYPDAFELAEETHEKWRKGHIANAPLFVALDGITDPRNLGAIIRSVSAFSGHGVIVPERRSVGMTAAAWKTSAGAAVRVPVAKAPNLNTVLRQMKELGIFVLGLDGDGDVALPGLALATEPVCLVVGSEGKGLSRLTRELCDQIVSIPIDSDMESLNAGMAVAISLYEVSTRRAAAEAPAG; encoded by the coding sequence ATGGCCGCCAAGGGACGCCCGGGAGCCGCGAAGAACAAGAAGGGCCCCACGACGGGCACGGGTGGCCACGGCCGCAAGGCCCTCGAGGGCAAGGGCCCCACGCCCAAGGCCGAGGACCGCGTGTACCACAAGGCCTACCGGACCAAGCAGCTCGCCGAGCGGTCCGCCGCGAAGCGGTCTGGCCAGCCGGGCCGCCTCGCCGCGGGCCGCGGCGGCGCTTCCGGCCGCGCCAAGGGATCCGAGGAGATGGTCACCGGGCGCAACTCCGTGGTCGAGGCGCTGCGCGCGGGCGTGCCCGCCAAGGCACTGTACGTTGCGGTGCGGATCGAGATGGACGACCGTGTGCGCGAGGCCATGAAGCTCGCCGCCGAGGCCGGCATCGCGCTCCTCGAGGCCCAGAAGCCGGAGCTCGACCGCATGACTGACGACGCGATCCACCAGGGCCTGGCCCTGCAGGTCCCGCCGTACGTGTACCCGGACGCGTTCGAGCTCGCCGAAGAGACGCACGAGAAGTGGCGCAAGGGCCACATCGCGAACGCTCCTCTCTTCGTGGCACTCGACGGCATCACCGACCCGCGCAACCTCGGGGCGATCATCCGATCCGTCTCCGCGTTCTCGGGGCACGGCGTGATCGTTCCCGAGCGGCGCTCGGTCGGCATGACCGCGGCGGCATGGAAGACGTCCGCCGGCGCAGCCGTGCGTGTGCCGGTGGCGAAGGCCCCGAACCTGAACACGGTGCTGCGGCAGATGAAGGAGCTCGGGATCTTCGTCCTCGGGCTCGACGGCGACGGCGACGTCGCGCTTCCCGGCCTCGCGCTCGCGACCGAGCCGGTCTGCCTCGTGGTGGGCTCCGAGGGCAAGGGCCTCTCGCGGCTCACCCGCGAGCTGTGCGACCAGATCGTCTCGATCCCGATCGACTCCGACATGGAGTCGCTCAACGCCGGCATGGCCGTGGCGATCTCCCTGTACGAGGTCTCGACCCGGCGCGCGGCAGCGGAGGCCCCGGCCGGCTGA
- a CDS encoding response regulator transcription factor, with protein sequence MSRILIVEDEESFSDPLSFLLAKEGYEVEVVDNGSDALVEFDRNGADLVLLDLQLPGTPGTEVCRQLRARSSVPVIMLTAKDSEIDKVVGLELGADDYVTKPYSSRELVARVRAVLRRHGEPEELISSTVHAGPVRMDVERHVVSVDGEQVSLPLKEFELLEMLLRNSGRVLTRGQLIDRVWGSDYVGDTKTLDVHVKRLRSKIEPDPSSPRYLVTVRGLGYKFEP encoded by the coding sequence GTGAGCAGGATCCTGATCGTCGAGGACGAGGAGTCGTTCAGCGACCCCCTCTCGTTCCTTCTGGCGAAGGAGGGCTACGAAGTCGAGGTCGTGGACAACGGAAGTGACGCGCTCGTCGAGTTCGACCGCAACGGCGCCGACCTCGTGCTCCTGGACCTGCAGCTCCCCGGGACCCCGGGAACCGAGGTGTGCCGGCAGCTGCGGGCGCGCTCGAGCGTGCCCGTGATCATGCTGACCGCGAAGGACTCGGAGATCGACAAGGTGGTGGGCCTCGAGCTCGGCGCCGACGACTACGTCACCAAGCCGTACTCCTCGCGTGAGCTCGTGGCGCGCGTGCGGGCCGTGCTGCGCAGGCACGGCGAGCCGGAGGAGCTCATCTCCTCGACGGTCCACGCGGGCCCGGTGCGCATGGACGTGGAGCGGCACGTGGTGAGCGTGGACGGCGAGCAGGTCTCGCTGCCGCTGAAGGAGTTCGAGCTGCTCGAGATGCTCCTGCGCAACTCCGGGCGCGTCCTCACGCGCGGCCAGCTGATCGACCGTGTGTGGGGCTCCGACTACGTGGGGGACACCAAGACCCTCGACGTGCACGTCAAGCGGCTCCGCAGCAAGATCGAGCCGGACCCGTCGAGCCCGCGCTACCTCGTCACTGTGCGCGGCCTGGGCTACAAGTTCGAGCCCTGA
- the ispF gene encoding 2-C-methyl-D-erythritol 2,4-cyclodiphosphate synthase — protein MDSAPILPRTGIGIDVHAFAPDDAPRPLWLGGLKWEGERGLAGHSDADAVAHAAANALFSAAGLGDLGTHFGTDRPEYAGASGLTLLAEAARIVREAGFGIGNVAVQLVAQRPKFGPRRAEAERVLSEAAGAPVGVTAATTDHLGFTGRGEGIAAIATALVYPAPGSISPDS, from the coding sequence TTGGATTCCGCACCGATCCTTCCCCGCACGGGAATCGGCATCGACGTGCACGCGTTCGCGCCGGACGACGCGCCCCGCCCCCTGTGGCTCGGTGGACTGAAGTGGGAGGGCGAGCGCGGACTCGCGGGCCACTCGGACGCTGACGCCGTGGCGCACGCCGCCGCCAATGCGCTGTTCTCCGCGGCAGGGCTCGGGGACCTCGGCACGCATTTCGGCACAGACCGCCCCGAGTATGCGGGCGCGTCCGGACTGACGCTCCTGGCCGAGGCGGCGCGGATCGTGCGCGAGGCGGGCTTCGGGATCGGGAACGTCGCGGTGCAGCTCGTGGCGCAGAGGCCCAAGTTCGGCCCGAGGCGCGCCGAGGCGGAGCGGGTGCTCTCCGAGGCAGCCGGCGCGCCCGTGGGCGTCACGGCAGCGACCACGGACCACCTCGGCTTCACAGGTCGCGGCGAGGGCATCGCTGCGATCGCGACGGCGCTTGTCTACCCGGCCCCGGGCTCGATCAGCCCCGACTCGTAG